A stretch of the Glutamicibacter sp. JL.03c genome encodes the following:
- the ftsZ gene encoding cell division protein FtsZ, whose translation MAAPQNYLAVIKVVGIGGGGVNAVNRMIEVGLKGVEFIAINTDAQALLMSDADVKLDVGRELTRGLGAGANPDVGRQAAEDHVEEIEDVLRGADMVFVTAGEGGGTGTGGAPVVARIARSLGALTIGVVTRPFTFEGRRRANSAESGIEALRDEVDTLIVIPNDRLLSISDRNVSVLDAFRQADQVLLSGVQGITDLITTSGLINLDFADVKSVMQGAGSALMGIGSARGEDRAVKAAELAIASPLLEASIDGAHGVLLSIQGGSDLGLFEINEAARLVQEVAHPEANIIFGAVIDDALGDEARVTVIAAGFDEPDVTSKPMVPAAAKPAVSSRTVEPVPAAVPEAQSQPAPEAAKPAPVAEEKPAAENKGSFQDLPDVVDSELNGSNDDLDVPDFLK comes from the coding sequence GTGGCAGCTCCACAGAATTACCTCGCGGTCATTAAAGTCGTCGGAATCGGCGGTGGCGGTGTAAACGCAGTCAATCGAATGATCGAAGTCGGTCTCAAGGGCGTTGAATTCATCGCCATTAACACCGATGCCCAGGCTCTGCTTATGAGTGATGCCGACGTCAAACTGGACGTGGGACGCGAACTTACTCGTGGCCTCGGCGCCGGCGCCAACCCAGATGTGGGACGCCAGGCAGCAGAAGATCATGTCGAAGAAATCGAAGACGTCTTGCGCGGCGCCGATATGGTCTTCGTGACCGCAGGCGAAGGCGGTGGCACCGGTACCGGTGGCGCGCCTGTCGTGGCACGTATCGCCCGTTCGCTGGGCGCGCTGACCATCGGTGTCGTAACCCGTCCATTCACCTTCGAGGGCCGTCGCCGCGCGAACTCCGCCGAGTCAGGCATCGAAGCCCTGCGCGACGAAGTCGACACCTTGATCGTGATTCCTAACGATCGACTGCTCTCGATCTCGGATCGCAACGTCTCGGTGCTGGACGCATTCCGCCAGGCCGACCAGGTCCTGCTTTCCGGTGTCCAGGGCATTACTGACCTGATCACCACCTCCGGTCTGATCAACTTGGACTTCGCCGACGTCAAATCCGTCATGCAGGGTGCAGGTTCTGCACTTATGGGCATCGGTTCGGCACGAGGCGAAGACCGTGCAGTCAAAGCTGCCGAGTTGGCCATCGCCTCGCCGCTACTGGAAGCCTCCATTGATGGCGCGCATGGCGTGTTGCTCTCCATCCAGGGTGGCTCCGACCTTGGCCTGTTCGAGATCAACGAAGCTGCACGACTGGTGCAGGAAGTTGCTCACCCAGAAGCCAACATCATCTTCGGTGCTGTAATCGACGATGCACTGGGCGACGAAGCACGCGTTACCGTGATCGCGGCCGGCTTCGATGAACCGGATGTTACCAGCAAGCCAATGGTCCCAGCCGCAGCAAAGCCAGCTGTATCTTCGCGTACTGTTGAGCCGGTACCTGCCGCCGTGCCAGAGGCGCAGTCGCAGCCAGCTCCGGAGGCCGCAAAGCCAGCACCAGTAGCTGAAGAAAAGCCTGCCGCTGAAAACAAGGGCTCGTTCCAGGATCTTCCAGACGTTGTCGACTCGGAACTCAACGGTTCCAACGACGACTTGGATGTTCCTGACTTCCTGAAGTAA